A genomic region of Drosophila kikkawai strain 14028-0561.14 chromosome X, DkikHiC1v2, whole genome shotgun sequence contains the following coding sequences:
- the LOC138929064 gene encoding density-regulated protein homolog, protein MSNTTTTTTTTTTTTTTTTFTTSTNPRPRNLFTEDTAREHNEFLGDGKEKRRALQPNN, encoded by the exons ATgagcaacaccaccaccaccaccaccaccaccaccaccaccaccaccactaccaCCTTCACCACCAGCACCAATCCAAGGCCCAGAAATCTTTTTACCGAAGACACAGCAAGAGAACACAACGAATTTTTGGGAGATGGCAAGGAGAAGAGAAGAG CTCTCCAGCCAAATAACTGA